In one window of Rhodopseudomonas palustris HaA2 DNA:
- a CDS encoding YqgE/AlgH family protein has translation MVTKSKRPKSGDRSGREPGNAGPIEQGDYLDGQLLIAMPVMEDERFARSVIYICAHSSEGAMGIIVNRPAGSIDFPELLVQLDIVEKPEQIKLPDHAESMKVLRGGPVETGRGFVLHSSDFFIKDATLPIDDGISLTATVDILRAIASGAGPKHAILALGYAGWAPGQLETEIQDNGWLHCDADADLVFGNDIEEKYDRALHKLGIEPGMLSAEAGHA, from the coding sequence ATGGTGACTAAGTCCAAAAGACCCAAGTCAGGCGATAGATCGGGCCGAGAGCCCGGCAACGCGGGGCCGATCGAGCAGGGCGACTATCTCGACGGTCAGTTGCTGATCGCGATGCCGGTGATGGAAGACGAGCGCTTCGCGCGGTCGGTGATCTACATCTGCGCGCATTCCTCGGAAGGCGCGATGGGCATCATCGTCAATCGCCCCGCCGGCAGCATCGATTTTCCCGAATTGCTGGTGCAACTCGACATCGTCGAGAAGCCCGAGCAGATCAAGCTGCCGGATCACGCCGAGTCCATGAAGGTGTTGCGGGGCGGGCCGGTGGAAACCGGCCGCGGCTTCGTGCTGCATTCGAGCGACTTCTTCATCAAGGACGCGACCCTGCCGATCGATGACGGCATTTCTCTGACCGCGACCGTCGACATCCTCCGGGCGATCGCCAGCGGCGCCGGCCCGAAGCACGCCATCCTGGCGCTCGGCTATGCCGGCTGGGCGCCGGGCCAGCTCGAGACCGAGATCCAGGACAATGGCTGGCTGCATTGCGACGCCGACGCGGATTTGGTGTTCGGCAACGACATCGAAGAGAAATACGACCGCGCGCTGCACAAGCTCGGCATCGAGCCGGGCATGCTGTCGGCCGAAGCCGGCCACGCTTAA
- a CDS encoding methyltransferase domain-containing protein, which produces MNRKQFDLFDAAPIDYRRPLQPARTAMQRKEASPVARELLSSGTLQQFNVRTILDFGCGVGQDVAFYRAHGLVAAGYDPHPQFGFEEAPVGEYDLVSCLFVLNVIADDMERRQLCAKLFAHARDGGLLVVAARSPRAIEQEAHRKGWVRFRDGYLSSPKRGTFQRGISEGEIRACFGSVPLVLQSSPFSVRPDVSVLVFRKTATGKTKY; this is translated from the coding sequence ATGAATCGGAAGCAGTTCGACCTATTTGACGCCGCGCCGATTGACTATCGAAGGCCGCTTCAGCCGGCGCGGACTGCTATGCAGCGAAAAGAGGCTTCACCGGTGGCGCGGGAGCTGTTGTCTTCAGGTACTTTGCAGCAGTTTAATGTACGCACGATTCTCGATTTTGGCTGTGGAGTAGGTCAGGATGTAGCCTTTTACAGAGCTCATGGTTTAGTAGCTGCAGGTTATGATCCTCATCCTCAATTTGGCTTCGAAGAAGCACCTGTTGGCGAGTATGACCTCGTTTCTTGCCTTTTCGTTTTGAATGTGATCGCTGACGATATGGAGCGCCGCCAGCTGTGTGCGAAGCTTTTCGCTCATGCGCGAGATGGCGGTCTCCTGGTGGTAGCGGCACGGTCGCCGAGGGCGATAGAGCAGGAGGCCCATCGCAAAGGGTGGGTGAGGTTCCGTGATGGCTATCTTTCTTCACCGAAGAGGGGGACATTCCAACGTGGAATTTCGGAAGGGGAGATTCGAGCTTGCTTTGGAAGTGTTCCGTTGGTGTTACAAAGTAGTCCATTCTCAGTCCGGCCGGATGTCAGTGTGCTTGTATTTAGGAAGACAGCCACTGGCAAAACGAAATATTAA
- a CDS encoding LysR family transcriptional regulator: MAKANPGVGSGRSAQRSQVTSLDTFVRDERNAELFKITLEQLRLLYVLGSAGSISQVTKQLQPKHQSSVVKSLESLRNHTSTILKSELFDRKAGRGRNPLTPAGRAAFELAESSLLALKEFTEKVTSDGRFVVHVGLTTFLLNLVKGLVPRLHSERQSFESRLVHLRTGKLEESVLKREVDCAFGGRTVKIGESSVQEVGLKVRTIREDTFGFMLNYTTNNDQLTIKDIFAERIPLILPTSGVVFDFVRENLGVSSVAEIQQQINVVEWCDDVHFAFEIMRLRLHDAGMFVLKGVYDGHFQRFYDSANGDAPLTRYFSLADVQHKSMVTFMTNEEFVASLSKEHPVRQCIAVIDSWLDNVQLDAVQ; encoded by the coding sequence ATGGCAAAGGCGAATCCTGGAGTCGGTTCGGGCCGTTCCGCGCAACGTAGTCAGGTAACCTCCCTGGATACCTTTGTGAGAGACGAGCGTAATGCCGAGCTGTTCAAAATAACGCTTGAGCAACTCCGGCTCCTATACGTACTGGGCTCTGCCGGATCAATCTCTCAGGTGACGAAGCAGCTCCAGCCCAAGCACCAGTCTAGCGTTGTGAAATCATTGGAAAGCTTGCGAAATCACACCAGCACAATCCTAAAGTCTGAGCTATTCGACCGCAAGGCCGGAAGGGGGAGAAACCCCCTCACACCAGCTGGACGAGCTGCATTTGAGCTCGCGGAAAGCAGCTTGCTGGCTCTCAAAGAGTTTACGGAAAAGGTAACATCTGACGGCCGCTTCGTTGTCCACGTTGGGCTCACGACGTTCTTGCTGAATCTAGTCAAAGGGCTTGTTCCCCGATTGCATAGTGAGCGCCAGAGCTTCGAAAGCCGTCTTGTTCACTTGCGTACGGGAAAGCTAGAAGAAAGCGTCCTCAAACGCGAGGTCGACTGTGCATTCGGGGGCCGAACAGTAAAAATTGGTGAGTCTTCTGTGCAGGAAGTCGGGCTCAAAGTCAGAACAATAAGAGAAGATACGTTTGGATTTATGCTAAACTACACAACTAATAACGACCAGCTTACGATCAAAGATATATTTGCCGAGAGAATCCCGCTCATACTTCCAACTTCTGGAGTAGTCTTCGATTTCGTCCGCGAGAATCTCGGTGTTTCCAGTGTTGCCGAAATTCAGCAGCAAATAAATGTTGTGGAATGGTGCGATGACGTTCATTTCGCTTTCGAGATTATGCGCCTTAGGTTGCATGATGCTGGAATGTTTGTTTTGAAAGGAGTGTACGATGGCCACTTCCAGCGGTTTTACGATTCAGCGAATGGCGATGCGCCATTGACACGCTACTTTAGCCTCGCCGATGTGCAACACAAGAGTATGGTAACGTTTATGACCAACGAAGAGTTCGTCGCGTCGTTGTCAAAAGAACACCCGGTTAGGCAGTGCATTGCGGTAATAGATAGCTGGCTTGACAATGTTCAGCTTGACGCGGTTCAATGA
- a CDS encoding endonuclease/exonuclease/phosphatase family protein, with amino-acid sequence MNFVWQNLRKRGQNKAAIRSLERLVSSPSADLVLLQETFARRILEIDRLAHTVPIYVSRDLSAFVGPAIGNVAVFCDEPFVLGLTLNALTVLNVHLSAYQGAKRSQQLECMLRLLDKSINNNIVIGGDFNLAPYDRDGLFNGAFSSWTLDSERRVLRELMKRHGLFDVLGESPPQEFTIERHLRGGLVQFRCDFILCSEALRSSAQASYIHEARTGSWAFTDHSGMRLSLETRK; translated from the coding sequence ATGAACTTTGTTTGGCAAAATCTGCGTAAGCGTGGGCAGAACAAAGCCGCAATTCGATCACTGGAACGATTGGTCTCGTCGCCCTCCGCGGACTTGGTGTTGTTGCAGGAGACTTTTGCTCGACGTATACTTGAGATTGATCGTCTTGCTCATACTGTGCCAATTTACGTGTCGCGCGATTTGTCTGCATTTGTGGGGCCGGCCATCGGCAATGTTGCAGTATTCTGTGATGAGCCATTTGTTCTTGGCTTAACCCTCAATGCGCTTACGGTGTTGAACGTGCACCTTTCAGCATACCAGGGCGCCAAACGAAGCCAGCAGCTCGAGTGCATGCTTAGGCTTCTGGACAAATCAATCAATAACAATATCGTCATAGGTGGAGATTTCAATCTTGCTCCGTATGATCGTGATGGACTGTTCAACGGGGCCTTTAGTTCTTGGACACTTGATAGTGAACGTCGCGTACTCCGAGAGCTTATGAAGCGTCATGGCCTCTTTGACGTCTTGGGTGAAAGCCCACCGCAAGAGTTCACAATTGAGCGACATCTACGCGGGGGGTTGGTCCAATTCCGATGTGATTTTATTCTTTGCTCAGAGGCGCTACGATCGTCAGCGCAAGCGAGTTATATTCACGAGGCGAGGACGGGCTCGTGGGCATTCACTGACCACAGCGGAATGCGGTTGTCCTTGGAGACGAGAAAATGA